The Chryseolinea soli nucleotide sequence CCATACGCGTCCCGTGGCGTATGAGCCCGCCAAGCTGCATACGTATACCGACATTTTCTCGCCGATGTATGCGCGCATACCACAGATTGTAGAGTATGCAAAGTCGAACCCCACGCGTCCACTCATCATGTGCGAATATGCTCACGTGATGGGAAACTCCGGCGGCAACCTGCAGGACTATTGGAATGAGATCGAAAAATATCCCGTGTTGCAAGGGGGCTTCATCTGGGAGTGGTCCGACCAAGGCCTGCAATACACCAACAACAAAGGCGTGAAGTACATGGCCTATGGTCACGACTATCATCCCGACCTTCCTACCGACGGCGCCTTCATCAACAAAGGACTGGTGACGGGCCTTCGCGAGCCGATACCCCATTACTATGAGGTAAAGAAAGTATACCAACCGGTTTCCTTTCAGGCGGTGAACATGGCGGAAGGAGAATTTGAAATCCGGAACAAGTACACCTTTTCCGACCTTAGCAAGTTGAGTTTTCAATGGCAACTGATGGCTGATGGCGTGGTGATGTCGAAGGGGTGGTTGAACAAGGTTGAGGCTTTGCCCGGTGACGGCACGCGCATCAAAATTTCATTGCCACGGTTCGCCGCCGATACGTTGGAATATATTCTCAAGCTTAGTGCTCACGTAAATTCTGACATTCCGTTTTTGCCGGTTGGATTTGAAGTAGCCTGGGAACAATTTGTCATCGAGGAAAGACACGTGGCATCGCCGTCACTATCGGCCGAAAAATTAAAGACGATGAAGACGAAGACGGATGTGACCATATCGGGCGAAGACTTTTCTGTTGCGTTCAATTTGAGCCATGGAACGTTGTCAGACTTCACCTTCAAAAACAAAAAAGTATTGCGGACTCCATTGCAACCCCAATTCTGGCGTGCACCGACAGACAATGACCTGGGAAACAACATGCAGGTTTGGGCTGCGGTGTGGAAGGACGCGGGGAACAACGCAAAACTCATCAGCTGTCGGATCGAAAAGGAGGCAGCAGACGAGGTAGTCGTGTTGTCGAAGTTTTATCTCCCAACGGTGGAGTCGACGGTTGAGGTGCGCTACACGGTTCGGCCGCACGCCGAGGTGAAGGTGGAGTATCATTTTCTTCCGGGATCAAAGACATTGCCCGACCTGCCGAGATTGGGTATGCAGTTCACCTTGCCACAGGAATTTCAATACATGGCCTGGTATGGCCGGGGTCCGCACGAATCCTATGCCGACCGGAAATCCGGTGCGGCTGTGGGAGCGTACAAAGGAATGTTGTGGGACCAGATTTATTTGTATCCAAGACCCCAGGAAACGGGAAACAAAACCGACGTGCGTTGGATGACACTTACCAACTTCGACGGGATTGGTTTGAAGCTCTTGGCCGACGCTCAACTGCTGTCGTCGTCGGCGTGGCCCTTCAGTCAGGATGAGCTTGATTTCAAGGCAGGCAAAGGTGTGTCGGCATCAGGACTGGTACCCAACGTGTCGAAGCATAGCTATGATGTGGTGCAGCGCGACTTTGTGACTTGGAACATCGATCTGTTGCAAATGGGCGTGGGCGGTGATAACTCGTGGGGCGCCCCCGTACATGATGCTTATAAAATAAAACCCGCTGAATATCGCTATTCATTTGTGTTAAAAGGCGTTTCTGTCGAATGATTTATCGCAGTACAATGAATCGGAAAAAATTAACCACAATGCTGGACAAGTTGGTGCTCGCCTTACTATTTGTCTGTGTTCACGCAGCAACCGGACTTGGCCAAACACCGTCGCCTGTAAATAATTTCTATTCTACCAAGGTGGTGTTTCAGGATAGTTTGGAGGTCTCCCTGTATTCGCCCACGATGTTCCGCGTACGCATTTCGCATTTGCAAGGAGAGAAATTCCCTAAGCAGTATGACATTCCCTTTGCGATTGGAAAAACGACACCCTGGAAAGAAGTGGCGTATACGAAATCGGAAGATAGAAATACAGTTAGCATCAAAACCGATAAGATCATTTTGCGGATTGCCAAGCGAGGCTTATCATGGACAGTGTGGTCCGGTGATGGGAAAAAGAAAATCTATCCGTCCGACGGCCCCACGTACGGTATGTTCAAAGACGGCTACACTTTTTTCGACAATGCCAGCGCCCTGAATGAGGCGAACAAAAACAGTCGCTTTGCGCATTGGTTCTATAGTCAAATCACACAGCGCTACACCGATGTTTATTTGGCGGAGGATGTGTTGGAAGATCTGTATTTTATCTTCGGCCCGTCCTACGAAGCGATTTACGCTCAGTATAACACGCTCGTCGGCCCCGAACCCCTGCTGCCCCGCAAAGGCTATGGCTTCTTCCAAACCCAACACCTTGCCTGCGACGGAACGCAACAACAGTTGCTGGACGTAGCGCGACAATTTCGCGACAAAAACATTCCCATCGACAATTTGATAATAGACTTTGAATGGGGCGATGGCTGCGACGGCCAGAAGGAAACCGTGTGGGGCAAATCGCTGAACTGGTCCCCGAACTACACTACGCCCTTTACGCCGGAAGAAATGATCCGGAAGTTGAAAGACCTTCACATCGACGTGATGCTGATTCATCACAGTGCGCCGGATTTCAAAAACCGGAAACATCAGGGGTGGACTGAAACGGTATACGATGAAGCGGTATGGAACAACGCCTACAAACAAAAGCTGGACATGGGCATCGCAGGCACCTGGCAGGATACGCGCATCAACGACATCACCGACAGCTACATCTGGAACCTCACCGAGCAATATCAACCCGGCAAACGGGTGATGTTTCTGGGATGTCGCAAAACGGTGGCCCTGAACCCCTGGGACTTCCGCTACAGTGTCGCGCCCACTGAAAACATGATCGGCGCCCGGCGCTATCCATTTCATTGGACGGAAGACGCCTCGTCGTCATGGAACGAAT carries:
- a CDS encoding glycoside hydrolase family 2 TIM barrel-domain containing protein, which gives rise to MTKLYLSATRIILCTICFAIVSDGFAQRDPWQDHTVFRINKEEAHATFFSYDNVEQAVQDEKEKSAGYQSLNGMWKFNFARQPADRPEGFYKEAFDVTGWDNIKVPVNWEVEGYDHPIYLDEKYPFNTHWPDAPQDYNPVGSYRRTFELRDEWQGREVFLHLGAVNSAVYVWINGIQVGYSEDSKTPAEFDITKYLRAGTNTVALQIFRWNDGSYLEAQDMLKVSGIERDVYLYATPKVKVSDFFVKAGLDEAYRNGKLLVNVQFKNLTAKTFKGVAEMSLLDDKNNLKAIWNTTQPLQIIPGKPLSISLPQTIFNPRKWTAETPELYTMVVALKDADKKIVEVISDKIGFRTVQIKNAQLLVNGKAIKIKGVNRHEAHATQGHYITREIMLRDIELMKKANINAVRGCHYPNDPVWYDLMDQYGFYVIDEANIESQPLASDDSTKLGNEMSWLPAHVDRTRNMFERDKNHPSIIIWSLGNESGDGPVFDSTYHWLHRHDHTRPVAYEPAKLHTYTDIFSPMYARIPQIVEYAKSNPTRPLIMCEYAHVMGNSGGNLQDYWNEIEKYPVLQGGFIWEWSDQGLQYTNNKGVKYMAYGHDYHPDLPTDGAFINKGLVTGLREPIPHYYEVKKVYQPVSFQAVNMAEGEFEIRNKYTFSDLSKLSFQWQLMADGVVMSKGWLNKVEALPGDGTRIKISLPRFAADTLEYILKLSAHVNSDIPFLPVGFEVAWEQFVIEERHVASPSLSAEKLKTMKTKTDVTISGEDFSVAFNLSHGTLSDFTFKNKKVLRTPLQPQFWRAPTDNDLGNNMQVWAAVWKDAGNNAKLISCRIEKEAADEVVVLSKFYLPTVESTVEVRYTVRPHAEVKVEYHFLPGSKTLPDLPRLGMQFTLPQEFQYMAWYGRGPHESYADRKSGAAVGAYKGMLWDQIYLYPRPQETGNKTDVRWMTLTNFDGIGLKLLADAQLLSSSAWPFSQDELDFKAGKGVSASGLVPNVSKHSYDVVQRDFVTWNIDLLQMGVGGDNSWGAPVHDAYKIKPAEYRYSFVLKGVSVE
- a CDS encoding TIM-barrel domain-containing protein, with translation MLDKLVLALLFVCVHAATGLGQTPSPVNNFYSTKVVFQDSLEVSLYSPTMFRVRISHLQGEKFPKQYDIPFAIGKTTPWKEVAYTKSEDRNTVSIKTDKIILRIAKRGLSWTVWSGDGKKKIYPSDGPTYGMFKDGYTFFDNASALNEANKNSRFAHWFYSQITQRYTDVYLAEDVLEDLYFIFGPSYEAIYAQYNTLVGPEPLLPRKGYGFFQTQHLACDGTQQQLLDVARQFRDKNIPIDNLIIDFEWGDGCDGQKETVWGKSLNWSPNYTTPFTPEEMIRKLKDLHIDVMLIHHSAPDFKNRKHQGWTETVYDEAVWNNAYKQKLDMGIAGTWQDTRINDITDSYIWNLTEQYQPGKRVMFLGCRKTVALNPWDFRYSVAPTENMIGARRYPFHWTEDASSSWNELRFQLKATNNTFGPLSGYTYLSSDGVAASWRAQARWNQFTALSAVARSHNPKPWSGDIDVLDFTNKIRITGRDTITGVKKIEETQTQTAETSIRKYLQLRYRLLPYIYSYAHITYQTGMPIVRPMLLAFPDDYICSSDAWPYQYMLGNELLVAPVYGDFKTMEIYLPQGHDWIDYNTREIFRNGGIITYNVEDINTLPLFIRSGAIIPTRQATEWIDPSVPDQLAFEIFPVDTLSSFMLYEDDGVSTKYQQGEVGKTMITCERNKTDKRITVKIGALQGHYTGSSAERSYSITLQGTPNQSKVFYQGRAIPEGGKKATAKTPVTWTRNAPGDALIIQVVKRSEKEFEVVIK